CGTGATGTTTGATACACGTACTGTTGGGCATTGGCCATCGCTTCATCTATGGATATCACGCCAGGTACGATACTAAACAGTTTGTCCATACCATACTGAGCAAAGTGATTGTCATTTCCTTCAGTCTGTATTGTACCGGCTATACATATGACTGGAACACCATGTCTCTGAGCGAGTTGAGCGACACCAACCGGGACTTTCCCATGTAAAGATTGTTGATCTATTCTTCCTTCTCCTGTTATAACAAGCGAGGCATCCTTAACATAAGATTCGAGCCGTGTAATAGATACCATCAGATCAATCCCGCTTCGGAGTTCTGCTCCGAGAAAGGCAACAAGTGCTGCGCCAATCCCCCCTGCTGCACCCGCTCCTTTCATGTTAAGAACATCAATCCCGAGTTGATCTTTTATCGTCTGTCCGTAATGAGCCAAATTATGATCTAGTATTTTGACCATGTCTTCCGATGCGCCTTTTTGTGGACCGTAGACATACGAAGCTCCACGAGGGCCTATGAGAGGATTATCGACGTCGCAAGCGACCTCTATTTTGACCTCACTTAATCTCGTATCACACTCACTCGTATCAATCTTATATAGTTGATGTAGTTGACCACCACCATCACCGATCTGTTGTCCGTTATAGTCTAATAACTTATAGCCTAGTGCCTGGAGCATGCCTGCTCCCCCATCGTTAGTCGCGCTTCCACCGATG
The genomic region above belongs to Caldalkalibacillus salinus and contains:
- a CDS encoding glycerate kinase produces the protein MEEGFKEIFPSSEYVKIPMADGGEGTVHALVRACDGDLKEASVRGPLGDTVKASYGLIQNGRTAVIEMSAASGLPLVAPTQRRPLDATTWGTGELIKAALDDGVQRIIMGIGGSATNDGGAGMLQALGYKLLDYNGQQIGDGGGQLHQLYKIDTSECDTRLSEVKIEVACDVDNPLIGPRGASYVYGPQKGASEDMVKILDHNLAHYGQTIKDQLGIDVLNMKGAGAAGGIGAALVAFLGAELRSGIDLMVSITRLESYVKDASLVITGEGRIDQQSLHGKVPVGVAQLAQRHGVPVICIAGTIQTEGNDNHFAQYGMDKLFSIVPGVISIDEAMANAQQYVYQTSRRIASALKLGQSLINE